A part of Nocardioides plantarum genomic DNA contains:
- the rlmC gene encoding 23S rRNA (uracil(747)-C(5))-methyltransferase RlmC: MQCGYFDAGLCRSCTHLLTPYADQLAAKDAHARAALADHPGLVWLAPVASAEGGFRNKAKMVVAGTVEEPTLGILDTDGRGVDLRGCGLYSPAMHALLPSLAALVTTAGLTPYDVATRRGELKHVLVTESPGGEFLVRWVLRSTEPLPRLRKHLPGFLAAHPEVVVVSANRQPDHKAVLEGEEEVLLTARGTLTVEVAGIGLHLGPRSFFQTNTAVAAELYRQARGWADRVAPTSVLDLYCGVGGFALHLAAPGRRVHGVEVSEQAVASARTTAAELGLTDVTFAAADATATGVPDADLVVVNPPRRGLGPALCATLEAGAASTIVYSSCHLGSLARDLAALPSYVAREARLLDMFPHTDHAEVVVLLERRGQTAVGSEK, from the coding sequence ATGCAGTGCGGCTACTTCGACGCAGGACTGTGCCGCTCCTGCACCCACCTGCTGACGCCGTACGCCGACCAGCTCGCCGCCAAGGACGCCCACGCGCGCGCCGCGCTGGCCGACCACCCCGGCCTGGTCTGGCTGGCGCCGGTGGCGAGCGCCGAGGGTGGCTTCCGCAACAAGGCCAAGATGGTGGTCGCGGGCACGGTCGAGGAGCCCACGCTCGGCATCCTCGACACCGACGGACGAGGGGTCGACCTACGCGGCTGTGGGCTCTACTCCCCGGCGATGCACGCGCTGCTGCCCTCGCTCGCCGCGCTGGTCACGACCGCCGGCCTCACGCCGTACGACGTCGCGACGCGTCGCGGGGAGCTCAAGCACGTGCTGGTCACCGAGTCGCCGGGCGGCGAGTTCCTGGTGCGCTGGGTGCTGCGGTCGACCGAGCCTCTGCCGCGGTTGCGCAAGCACCTGCCGGGGTTCCTCGCCGCGCACCCGGAGGTCGTGGTGGTCAGCGCCAACCGGCAGCCCGACCACAAGGCGGTGCTCGAGGGCGAGGAGGAGGTGCTGCTCACCGCGCGCGGCACGCTCACGGTCGAGGTGGCCGGCATCGGCCTCCACCTCGGGCCGCGCAGCTTCTTCCAGACCAACACCGCGGTCGCGGCCGAGCTCTACCGCCAGGCGCGCGGGTGGGCCGACCGGGTCGCGCCGACGTCGGTGCTCGACCTCTACTGCGGGGTCGGCGGGTTCGCGCTGCACCTCGCGGCCCCCGGGCGCCGCGTGCACGGCGTGGAGGTCAGCGAGCAGGCCGTCGCGAGCGCCCGCACCACTGCCGCCGAGCTGGGTCTGACCGACGTCACGTTCGCCGCCGCGGACGCCACCGCGACCGGCGTGCCCGACGCCGACCTCGTCGTGGTCAACCCACCACGGCGCGGCCTGGGCCCGGCGCTGTGCGCGACGCTCGAGGCGGGCGCCGCGAGCACGATCGTCTACTCCAGCTGCCACCTCGGGTCGCTGGCCCGCGACCTGGCCGCCCTGCCGTCGTACGTCGCCCGTGAGGCGCGGCTGCTCGACATGTTCCCGCACACCGACCACGCCGAGGTGGTCGTGCTGCTCGAGCGGCGGGGTCAGACCGCTGTCGGCAGCGAGAAGTAG
- a CDS encoding sensor histidine kinase encodes MNELSASESTARVLIETVERLSTATSLERVTQVVTEAVRRALGCDGATFVLRDDDSCHYVDEHAISPLWKGGRFPLTACVSGWAMLNRQAVVIPDIYADDRIPHDAYRPTFVHSLVMAPIRSADPIGALGAYWAEHHDADAEEVRLLGIIANSAAVALDNLELRGIVLRRVAERDDLARRADELEEAIYTVAHDLRSPLGAILGYAELLDDIVVASPAIDETGKARVFAGTIVESGQRMARQIDVMLGLYRITSRPIEPAPVDLSAVARRVADDLSARTGRRQIDISIEDGLRVVADPTLTHLMLENLLGNAVKYTGKKDHAHIELAAVVAGVGAGVGATRVDRVEPLATFVVRDNGDGFAPEEAERLFQPLTRLHSDDDFPGTGLGLASVARIVEMHGGAVRAEGEKSVGAAFYFSLPTAV; translated from the coding sequence ATGAACGAGCTCAGTGCGTCCGAGTCGACGGCTCGCGTGCTCATCGAGACGGTCGAGCGACTCTCCACGGCGACGTCGCTGGAGCGGGTGACCCAGGTCGTCACCGAGGCGGTGCGCCGCGCGCTCGGCTGTGACGGCGCGACCTTCGTGCTGCGCGACGACGACTCGTGCCACTACGTCGACGAGCACGCGATCAGCCCGCTGTGGAAGGGCGGCCGCTTCCCGCTGACCGCCTGCGTCAGCGGCTGGGCGATGCTCAACCGGCAGGCCGTGGTCATCCCCGACATCTACGCCGACGACCGCATCCCCCACGACGCCTACCGGCCGACGTTCGTGCACAGCCTGGTGATGGCACCCATCCGCAGCGCCGACCCGATCGGCGCCCTGGGCGCCTACTGGGCCGAGCACCACGACGCCGACGCCGAGGAGGTGCGGCTGCTCGGCATCATCGCCAACAGCGCCGCCGTCGCCCTCGACAACCTCGAGCTGCGCGGCATCGTCCTGCGCCGCGTCGCCGAGCGCGACGACCTCGCGCGGCGGGCCGACGAGCTCGAGGAGGCGATCTACACCGTCGCCCACGACCTGCGCAGCCCCCTCGGCGCGATCCTCGGCTATGCCGAGCTGCTCGACGACATCGTCGTGGCGTCGCCGGCGATCGACGAGACCGGCAAGGCCCGCGTGTTCGCCGGCACCATCGTCGAGTCCGGCCAGCGGATGGCCCGCCAGATCGACGTGATGCTCGGGCTCTACCGGATCACCAGTCGGCCCATCGAGCCGGCGCCGGTCGACCTCAGCGCCGTCGCGCGGCGGGTCGCCGACGACCTCAGTGCCCGCACCGGCCGTCGGCAGATCGACATCAGCATCGAGGACGGCCTGCGCGTCGTCGCCGATCCGACCCTCACCCACCTGATGCTCGAGAACCTCCTCGGCAACGCCGTCAAGTACACCGGCAAGAAGGACCACGCCCACATCGAGCTCGCGGCGGTCGTGGCCGGGGTCGGGGCCGGGGTCGGGGCCACCCGCGTCGACCGGGTCGAGCCGCTCGCCACGTTCGTGGTGCGCGACAACGGCGACGGCTTCGCGCCCGAGGAGGCCGAGCGGCTGTTCCAGCCGCTGACGCGGCTGCACTCCGACGACGACTTCCCCGGCACCGGGCTGGGCCTCGCCTCGGTGGCGCGGATCGTGGAGATGCATGGTGGAGCGGTGCGCGCCGAGGGCGAGAAGTCGGTCGGGGCGGCGTTCTACTTCTCGCTGCCGACAGCGGTCTGA
- a CDS encoding protein adenylyltransferase SelO, with amino-acid sequence MTAETVPTPPTAPTLPVTLTHHFADTLPELAVEWQAEPAPDPQLLVLNEPLAVELGLDPAWLRTDDGVRFLVGDLLPDGARPVAQGYAGHQFGGYSPRLGDGRALLLGELTDPAGRLRDLHLKGSGRTPFSRGGDGFAVVGPMLREYVVSEAMHALGIPTTRSLAVVATGRAVQRDWSMPGALLVRVASSHLRVGSFQYARALTAQPGPRSGDLGLLHRLVDHAISRHHPAAADADDPALALLEAVVAAQADLVAQWMLVGFVHGVMNTDNVTISGETIDYGPCAFLEAFDPTTTFSSIDEGGRYAYGNQPQITEWNLARLAEAILPLLHDDEAEAITIATTALHGFRPRYAAAWDAGWRAKLGLAPESSPASEEVVTGLLELLQTDHPDLTSFLVHLRDGTARDHVLDIAAFDAWHERWVALGPDHDLMARTNPVRVPRNHLVEAALTAADAGDLTSLAPLLEAVTAPYGDRPDRPDLAAYAEPGPAGEGYVTYCGT; translated from the coding sequence ATGACCGCCGAGACCGTGCCGACCCCGCCCACGGCGCCGACGCTGCCGGTCACGCTCACCCACCACTTCGCCGACACCCTCCCCGAGCTCGCGGTCGAGTGGCAGGCCGAGCCCGCCCCCGACCCGCAGCTGCTCGTGCTCAACGAGCCGCTGGCCGTCGAGCTCGGTCTGGACCCGGCGTGGCTGCGCACCGACGACGGCGTCCGGTTCCTGGTCGGCGACCTGCTGCCCGACGGGGCCCGTCCGGTCGCGCAGGGCTACGCCGGCCACCAGTTCGGCGGCTACTCGCCGCGGCTCGGCGACGGCCGCGCGCTGCTGCTCGGCGAGCTCACCGACCCCGCCGGCCGGCTCCGCGACCTGCACCTCAAGGGCTCGGGCCGCACCCCGTTCTCGCGCGGCGGCGACGGGTTCGCCGTCGTCGGCCCGATGCTGCGCGAGTACGTCGTCAGCGAGGCGATGCACGCGCTCGGCATCCCCACGACCAGGTCGCTGGCCGTGGTCGCCACGGGGCGCGCCGTGCAGCGCGACTGGTCGATGCCGGGGGCGCTGCTGGTGCGGGTGGCCTCGAGCCATCTGCGGGTCGGGTCGTTCCAGTACGCCCGCGCGCTGACCGCCCAGCCCGGGCCTCGGTCCGGCGACCTCGGCCTCCTGCACCGCCTCGTCGACCACGCCATCAGCCGCCACCACCCCGCTGCGGCCGACGCGGACGACCCGGCCCTCGCGCTCCTCGAGGCCGTCGTCGCGGCGCAGGCCGACCTGGTGGCGCAGTGGATGCTCGTCGGCTTCGTCCACGGCGTGATGAACACCGACAACGTGACGATCTCCGGCGAGACCATCGACTACGGGCCGTGCGCGTTCCTCGAGGCCTTCGACCCCACGACCACCTTCAGCTCGATCGACGAGGGCGGGCGCTACGCCTACGGCAACCAGCCCCAGATCACCGAGTGGAACCTCGCCCGCCTGGCCGAGGCCATCCTCCCGCTGCTCCACGACGACGAGGCCGAGGCGATCACCATCGCCACCACGGCCCTGCACGGCTTCCGGCCCCGGTACGCCGCGGCGTGGGACGCCGGCTGGCGGGCCAAGCTGGGCCTGGCGCCGGAGTCGTCCCCCGCGAGCGAGGAGGTCGTGACCGGGCTCCTCGAGCTCCTGCAGACCGACCACCCCGACCTGACCTCCTTCCTCGTCCACCTGCGCGACGGCACCGCCCGCGACCACGTCCTCGATATCGCGGCCTTCGACGCCTGGCACGAGCGCTGGGTCGCCCTGGGGCCCGACCACGACCTGATGGCGCGGACCAACCCCGTGCGGGTCCCGCGCAACCACCTCGTCGAGGCGGCCCTGACCGCCGCCGACGCCGGCGACCTCACCAGCCTCGCGCCGCTGCTCGAGGCCGTCACGGCGCCGTACGGCGACCGGCCCGACCGACCCGACCTGGCGGCGTACGCCGAGCCGGGACCGGCAGGAGAGGGCTATGTCACCTATTGCGGCACCTGA
- a CDS encoding NADH:flavin oxidoreductase, whose product MNLADPLTLPHGPTWPNRFALAPLTNKQSSLDGTLSDDELRWLVARAEGGFGLTMTCAAYVARAGNAWPGQLGVSSDDHLPGLTRLADAIRAAGGVSSVQLHHGGLRADAAVSGEPLVAPWDDPAKGARALTTAEVRRAVDDFVAAAVRSERAGFDGVQVHGAHGYLAAQFLDARKNDRTDDYGGDLTGRSRFLREVLRGIRESTGADFQTAVRLSPERFGTDLDEAVSLTADVLASGLVDHLDLSLWDVRKPVHGTAAERPEDDLLIDRFTGLERHGVRLGVAGKVLSAADAAWCVERGADFVTVGTGAILHHDFPRRALADPTWSSLPQPVTRAHLEAESVGPVFVDYLATQWDDFVSA is encoded by the coding sequence GTGAACCTCGCCGACCCGCTGACCCTGCCCCACGGCCCCACCTGGCCCAACCGCTTCGCCCTCGCTCCCCTGACCAACAAGCAGAGCAGCCTCGACGGCACGCTCTCCGACGACGAGCTCCGCTGGCTCGTCGCCCGCGCCGAGGGCGGGTTCGGCCTGACGATGACCTGCGCGGCGTACGTCGCCCGGGCCGGCAACGCGTGGCCGGGCCAGCTGGGCGTGTCCAGCGACGACCACCTGCCCGGCCTGACCCGGCTGGCCGACGCCATCCGCGCGGCCGGGGGCGTCTCGTCCGTGCAGCTGCACCACGGCGGGCTGCGGGCCGACGCCGCCGTCTCCGGGGAGCCGCTGGTCGCCCCCTGGGACGACCCGGCCAAGGGCGCCCGCGCGCTGACGACCGCCGAGGTGCGCCGGGCCGTCGACGACTTCGTCGCCGCGGCGGTCCGTTCCGAGCGGGCCGGGTTCGACGGGGTGCAGGTGCACGGCGCCCACGGCTACCTCGCCGCCCAGTTCCTCGACGCCCGCAAGAACGACCGGACCGACGACTACGGCGGCGACCTCACCGGACGCTCCCGCTTCCTGCGCGAGGTGCTGCGCGGCATCCGCGAGAGCACGGGCGCCGACTTCCAGACCGCCGTACGGCTCTCGCCGGAGCGGTTCGGCACCGACCTCGACGAGGCCGTCTCGCTCACCGCGGACGTGCTCGCCTCGGGCCTGGTCGACCACCTCGACCTCTCGCTGTGGGACGTGCGCAAGCCGGTGCACGGCACCGCTGCGGAGCGACCCGAGGACGACCTGCTCATCGACCGGTTCACCGGCCTCGAGCGGCACGGCGTCCGCCTCGGGGTCGCCGGCAAGGTGCTCTCGGCCGCCGACGCGGCCTGGTGCGTGGAGCGGGGGGCCGACTTCGTCACCGTCGGCACCGGCGCGATCCTCCACCACGACTTCCCGCGGCGTGCCCTCGCCGACCCGACCTGGTCGAGCCTCCCCCAGCCCGTCACCCGCGCCCACCTCGAGGCCGAGTCCGTCGGCCCGGTGTTCGTCGACTACCTCGCCACCCAGTGGGACGACTTCGTCTCGGCCTGA
- a CDS encoding acyl-CoA thioesterase domain-containing protein has protein sequence MDLSSVAFFTLDPDGKPDGDVLLPTDLARSSWSTEQVHGVAISGALARTAERTVADLGRDDLRPARHSVDLFRPAAMKPFHLSAEVVREGPRICLVDVTLRQDGERVARASVLFLVVATPASGEVWSPTDEHRPPPAEVAPPTTEPRVPFVHSEAGWSQRFGDHQNASRKTSWSSAVPIVRGEPLTPYQAAAATADGASLVTNWGSEGVQHINTDITLALARLPRGTEVGLAALDRVEHDGIAVGTAAVFDRDGRIGEVVMTSIVNARRAVDFTRVEYADDGTVRDA, from the coding sequence GTGGACCTCTCCTCCGTGGCCTTCTTCACCCTTGACCCCGACGGCAAGCCCGACGGCGACGTCCTGCTGCCGACCGACCTGGCCCGCAGCTCGTGGAGCACCGAGCAGGTCCACGGCGTCGCGATCAGCGGCGCCTTGGCCCGCACCGCCGAGCGGACCGTCGCCGACCTGGGCCGCGACGACCTGCGGCCCGCGCGCCACTCGGTCGACCTGTTCCGCCCCGCGGCCATGAAGCCGTTCCACCTCAGCGCCGAGGTCGTGCGCGAGGGACCGCGGATCTGCCTGGTCGACGTCACCCTGCGCCAGGACGGCGAGCGGGTGGCGCGCGCCTCGGTGCTGTTCCTCGTCGTGGCCACCCCGGCGTCGGGGGAGGTCTGGTCGCCGACCGACGAGCACCGACCGCCCCCAGCGGAGGTCGCACCCCCCACGACCGAGCCACGGGTGCCGTTCGTGCACAGCGAGGCCGGCTGGTCGCAGCGCTTCGGCGACCACCAGAACGCCTCGCGCAAGACCTCGTGGAGCAGCGCCGTGCCCATCGTGCGCGGTGAGCCGCTCACGCCGTACCAGGCGGCGGCCGCGACCGCCGACGGCGCCAGCCTCGTCACCAACTGGGGCAGCGAGGGCGTCCAGCACATCAACACCGACATCACCCTCGCCCTGGCCCGGCTGCCGCGCGGCACCGAGGTCGGCCTGGCCGCCCTCGACCGCGTCGAGCACGACGGCATCGCGGTCGGCACCGCCGCCGTCTTCGACCGCGACGGCCGGATCGGGGAGGTCGTGATGACCTCGATCGTCAACGCCCGCAGGGCGGTCGACTTCACCCGCGTCGAGTACGCCGACGACGGGACGGTCCGCGACGCCTGA
- a CDS encoding metal-sensitive transcriptional regulator, with translation MEHATPGYAGRKDDYLKRMRRIEGQVRGIERMIDNDTYCIDILTQVSAVTKALQAVALGLVDEHMGHCVLDAARAGGPEAEAKLKEASAAIARLVKS, from the coding sequence ATGGAGCACGCCACCCCCGGCTACGCCGGACGCAAGGACGACTACCTCAAGCGGATGAGGCGCATCGAGGGTCAGGTCCGCGGCATCGAGCGGATGATCGACAACGACACCTACTGCATCGACATCCTCACCCAGGTCTCGGCGGTCACCAAGGCGCTGCAGGCCGTGGCGCTCGGGCTGGTCGACGAGCACATGGGCCACTGCGTGCTCGACGCCGCCAGGGCCGGCGGCCCCGAGGCCGAGGCCAAGCTCAAGGAAGCATCCGCTGCGATCGCCAGGCTGGTGAAGTCATGA
- a CDS encoding heavy-metal-associated domain-containing protein translates to MTDTHTYTVAGMTCAHCVASVTEEVSEIAGVTDVAVDLASGALTVHSDQPLPDDAVRAAVEEAGYSLT, encoded by the coding sequence ATGACCGACACCCACACCTACACCGTTGCCGGGATGACCTGCGCGCACTGCGTCGCCTCGGTCACCGAGGAGGTCTCGGAGATCGCCGGGGTCACCGACGTCGCCGTCGACCTCGCCTCGGGCGCCCTCACCGTCCACAGCGACCAGCCCCTCCCCGACGACGCCGTGCGGGCGGCCGTCGAGGAGGCCGGCTACTCACTCACGTGA
- a CDS encoding heavy metal translocating P-type ATPase, whose translation MAGTETTELAITGMTCASCAHRIERKLNKLDGVEASVNYATEKARVSYADHVTTDDLLATVEAAGYAAALPALARDVRPEGVTDPARALRDRVVISALLSVPVVVMAMWPAVQVDGWQWLSLTLAAPVVVWGALPFHRAAWTNLRHGAATMDTLVSVGVLAAFGWSLYALLWGTAGTIGMTHPFRLVIERTDGAGTIYLEAAAGVTTLVLLGRWIEVRSKRQAGAALRALLDLGARDVAVLRDGRETRVPAADLVVGDVFVVRPGDKVATDGEVVEGSSAVDTSLLTGESVPVEVGPGDAVVGATVNAGGRLVVRATRVGAETQLAQMARLVEDAQSGKAAAQRLADRVSGVFVPVVLAISAATLGFWIGTGAGTAAAITAAVAVLVIACPCALGLATPTALLVGTGRGAQLGILVKGPEALEQARRIDVVLLDKTGTVTTGAMALRSVHGDPRTLELAAALERASEHPIARAITAGVEHPLPVDGFVNLAGLGVEGRVDGRHVLVGRPTLLAERGLPLSDDLRRAVDEARAGGGTAVAVAWDGAARGVLVVADTVKATSAEAVARLRALGLTPVLLTGDHEVVARAVAAEVGIAGDHVVAGVLPADKADVVRRWQDEGHAVAMVGDGVNDAAALARADLGLAMGTGTDVAMEAGDLVLVRGDLRLAADAIRLSRRTLGTIRGNLVWAFGYNVAAIPLAAAGLLSPMIAGGAMAFSSVFVVLNSLRLRRFR comes from the coding sequence ATGGCGGGCACTGAGACCACCGAGCTCGCCATCACCGGCATGACCTGCGCGTCCTGCGCCCACCGGATCGAGCGCAAGCTCAACAAGCTCGACGGCGTCGAGGCGAGCGTCAACTACGCCACCGAGAAGGCGCGTGTCTCCTACGCCGACCACGTCACCACCGACGACCTCCTCGCGACCGTCGAGGCCGCGGGGTACGCCGCCGCGCTGCCGGCCCTCGCGCGCGACGTACGGCCGGAGGGGGTCACCGACCCGGCGCGGGCGCTGCGCGACCGCGTCGTGATCAGCGCCCTGCTCAGCGTCCCCGTCGTCGTGATGGCGATGTGGCCGGCGGTCCAGGTCGACGGCTGGCAGTGGCTCTCGCTGACCCTGGCCGCGCCCGTCGTGGTGTGGGGGGCCCTGCCGTTCCACCGGGCCGCGTGGACCAACCTGCGCCACGGTGCCGCCACCATGGACACGCTCGTCTCGGTCGGGGTGCTCGCCGCGTTCGGCTGGTCGCTCTACGCGCTGCTGTGGGGCACCGCCGGCACGATCGGGATGACCCACCCCTTCCGGCTGGTCATCGAGCGCACCGACGGGGCGGGCACGATCTACCTCGAGGCCGCCGCCGGGGTCACGACCCTGGTGCTGCTCGGACGCTGGATCGAGGTCCGGTCCAAGCGCCAGGCCGGCGCCGCGCTGCGGGCCCTGCTCGACCTCGGTGCCCGCGACGTCGCCGTCCTGCGCGACGGGCGCGAGACCCGTGTCCCCGCCGCCGACCTGGTCGTCGGCGACGTGTTCGTCGTGCGCCCCGGCGACAAGGTCGCCACCGACGGCGAGGTCGTCGAGGGCAGCTCGGCCGTCGACACCTCCCTGCTCACCGGCGAGTCGGTGCCGGTCGAGGTGGGTCCCGGCGACGCGGTCGTCGGCGCGACCGTCAACGCCGGCGGGCGGCTCGTGGTCCGCGCGACCCGCGTCGGCGCCGAGACGCAGCTGGCCCAGATGGCGCGCCTGGTCGAGGACGCCCAGAGCGGCAAGGCCGCCGCGCAGCGCCTGGCCGATCGGGTGTCCGGGGTGTTCGTGCCCGTCGTCCTGGCGATCTCCGCCGCCACGCTGGGCTTCTGGATCGGCACCGGGGCGGGCACGGCAGCCGCCATCACCGCCGCGGTCGCCGTGCTGGTCATCGCCTGCCCGTGCGCGCTCGGCCTGGCGACCCCCACCGCGCTGCTCGTCGGCACCGGCCGCGGCGCCCAGCTCGGCATCCTGGTCAAGGGGCCCGAGGCGCTCGAGCAGGCCCGGCGCATCGACGTCGTCCTGCTCGACAAGACCGGCACCGTCACCACCGGCGCGATGGCGCTGCGGTCCGTGCACGGCGACCCCCGCACCCTCGAGCTCGCAGCCGCCCTCGAGCGCGCCTCGGAGCACCCGATCGCCCGCGCGATCACCGCGGGGGTCGAGCACCCCCTGCCGGTCGACGGGTTCGTCAACCTCGCCGGCCTCGGTGTCGAGGGCCGGGTCGACGGGCGGCACGTCCTGGTCGGCCGTCCGACGCTGCTCGCCGAGCGGGGGCTCCCGCTGTCCGATGACCTCCGGCGGGCCGTCGACGAGGCCAGGGCGGGTGGCGGCACGGCCGTCGCGGTCGCCTGGGACGGCGCCGCCCGCGGGGTGCTCGTCGTCGCCGACACCGTCAAGGCCACCTCGGCCGAGGCCGTCGCCCGGCTGCGCGCCCTCGGGCTGACGCCGGTGCTGCTGACCGGTGACCACGAGGTCGTGGCCCGCGCGGTCGCGGCCGAGGTGGGCATCGCCGGCGACCACGTGGTCGCCGGCGTCCTGCCGGCCGACAAGGCGGACGTCGTACGCCGGTGGCAGGACGAGGGCCACGCGGTCGCCATGGTCGGCGACGGCGTCAACGACGCCGCCGCGCTGGCCCGGGCCGACCTCGGGCTCGCCATGGGCACCGGCACCGACGTGGCCATGGAGGCCGGCGACCTGGTGCTGGTCCGCGGCGACCTACGGCTCGCCGCCGACGCGATCCGGCTGTCGCGTCGCACCCTCGGCACCATCCGCGGCAACCTGGTCTGGGCGTTCGGCTACAACGTCGCGGCGATCCCGCTGGCCGCCGCCGGCCTGCTCAGCCCGATGATCGCGGGCGGCGCGATGGCGTTCTCGTCAGTGTTCGTGGTGCTCAACTCGCTGCGCCTGCGGCGCTTCCGCTAG
- a CDS encoding cytochrome P450, whose translation MTSATSVPVRELPAVRREDRGVPFLGRAFAYAKDPVALFQRQWEHYGPVAPLPILGDRWVMLLGPDACQAALTNRDKAFANGPAWTRLVGPFFHRGLMLLDFEEHHLHRRIMQEAFTRPRLEGYAAGMHPAIERGLATWPDTDPAYRTYPALKQLTLDVAADIFMGGAEDSTPQEMEQVNRAFIACVQSASALVRKDLPFTRWGRGHRGREVLERWLRHYLPSRRARVTDDLFSQLCHIETEDGERFSDDDVVNHMIFLMMAAHDTSTITLSTMMQYLGQHPEWQERCRGESDALSARTSDRPTLTELDSLTSLDLVMRECLRLRAPVPVVVRRAVKDVVVEGVRIPAGTFVTVAAQFSHLMPELWTDPTAFDPERFSPERREDKSHRFAWEPFGGGVHKCLGMFFAGMEVTAVMHHLLRSYEWSVDPSYVAPLDNRSLPFPKDGQPVDLRRRAVR comes from the coding sequence GTGACCTCGGCCACTAGTGTCCCCGTCCGCGAGCTGCCCGCCGTACGCCGTGAGGACCGCGGCGTGCCGTTCCTGGGCCGCGCGTTCGCCTACGCCAAGGACCCGGTCGCGCTGTTCCAGCGGCAGTGGGAGCACTACGGCCCGGTCGCGCCGCTGCCGATCCTCGGCGACCGCTGGGTGATGCTGCTCGGGCCCGACGCCTGCCAGGCGGCGCTGACCAACCGCGACAAGGCGTTCGCCAACGGACCGGCCTGGACCCGGCTCGTGGGCCCGTTCTTCCACCGTGGCCTGATGTTGCTCGACTTCGAGGAGCACCACCTGCACCGCCGGATCATGCAGGAGGCCTTCACCCGCCCGCGTCTGGAGGGCTATGCCGCGGGCATGCACCCGGCGATCGAGCGCGGCCTGGCCACGTGGCCGGACACGGATCCGGCGTACCGGACCTATCCCGCGCTCAAGCAGCTGACTCTCGACGTGGCCGCCGACATCTTCATGGGCGGCGCCGAGGACTCGACCCCGCAGGAGATGGAGCAGGTCAACCGGGCGTTCATCGCCTGCGTGCAGTCGGCCTCGGCCCTGGTGCGCAAGGACCTGCCGTTCACGCGCTGGGGCCGCGGCCACCGGGGCCGCGAGGTGCTCGAGCGGTGGCTGCGGCACTACCTGCCGTCGCGGCGCGCGCGGGTCACCGACGACCTGTTCTCCCAGCTGTGCCACATCGAGACCGAGGACGGCGAGCGGTTCAGCGACGACGACGTCGTCAACCACATGATCTTCTTGATGATGGCCGCCCACGACACCTCGACGATCACGCTGTCGACGATGATGCAGTACCTCGGCCAGCACCCCGAGTGGCAGGAGCGCTGTCGCGGCGAGTCCGACGCGCTGAGTGCGCGGACGTCCGACCGCCCCACCCTGACCGAGCTCGACTCGCTCACCTCCCTCGACCTGGTGATGAGGGAGTGCCTGCGGCTGCGGGCGCCCGTGCCGGTCGTCGTACGCCGCGCGGTCAAGGACGTGGTGGTCGAGGGCGTGCGCATCCCGGCCGGCACGTTCGTCACCGTGGCGGCCCAGTTCTCCCACCTGATGCCCGAGCTGTGGACCGACCCGACGGCCTTCGACCCCGAGCGCTTCTCACCCGAGCGTCGCGAGGACAAGAGCCACCGCTTCGCCTGGGAGCCGTTCGGCGGCGGGGTGCACAAGTGCCTGGGCATGTTCTTCGCGGGGATGGAGGTGACCGCGGTGATGCACCACCTGCTGCGGTCCTACGAGTGGAGCGTCGATCCGTCGTACGTCGCGCCGCTCGACAACCGGTCGCTGCCGTTCCCCAAGGACGGACAGCCCGTCGACCTTCGTCGACGGGCTGTCCGGTAG
- a CDS encoding Dps family protein yields MATNGKLRYTTPGIETAEAERIVALLQDRLNATTDLHLTLKHVHWNVVGPHFISVHEMIDPQVDAVRGFSDAIAERIATLGGSPIGTPGALVEQRSWDEYSIGRATTQEHLGALDLVYQGVITSYRDAIQELDDLDLVTQDLLISHTDALELFHWFIRAHLEDKGGNLSTTGATTEGEAAAAAQQDASEAK; encoded by the coding sequence ATGGCTACCAATGGCAAGCTCCGCTACACGACCCCCGGCATCGAGACGGCCGAGGCCGAGCGCATCGTCGCCCTCCTGCAGGACCGCCTCAACGCCACGACCGACCTGCACCTCACCCTCAAGCACGTGCACTGGAACGTCGTCGGCCCGCACTTCATCTCCGTGCACGAGATGATCGACCCCCAGGTCGACGCCGTCCGCGGCTTCTCCGACGCCATCGCCGAGCGCATCGCCACCCTCGGCGGCTCGCCGATCGGCACCCCCGGCGCCCTGGTCGAGCAGCGTTCCTGGGACGAGTACTCCATCGGCCGCGCGACCACCCAGGAGCACCTGGGCGCGCTCGACCTGGTCTACCAGGGCGTGATCACCAGCTACCGCGACGCGATCCAGGAGCTCGACGACCTCGACCTGGTCACCCAGGACCTGCTGATCTCGCACACCGACGCGCTCGAGCTCTTCCACTGGTTCATCCGCGCGCACCTCGAGGACAAGGGCGGCAACCTCAGCACCACCGGCGCCACGACCGAGGGCGAGGCGGCCGCGGCCGCCCAGCAGGACGCCTCCGAGGCGAAGTAG